Proteins co-encoded in one Desulfobacterales bacterium genomic window:
- the secG gene encoding preprotein translocase subunit SecG: MATLLVVIHITICIALIMIVLLQTGKGADMGAAFGGGGSQTLFGSGGASTFLSKLTTAAAIAFMLTSFALAFISSNRVGTSLVIDSKPAVEKKAETSAPENVKATDSATEPPVGTQSSEAESKK; the protein is encoded by the coding sequence ATGGCAACCTTGTTAGTTGTTATACACATCACCATTTGTATTGCCCTGATCATGATCGTCTTGCTGCAAACAGGCAAAGGGGCGGACATGGGCGCGGCCTTTGGCGGCGGCGGCAGCCAAACGCTTTTCGGCAGTGGTGGCGCATCCACCTTTCTGAGTAAGTTGACAACCGCTGCGGCCATCGCTTTCATGTTGACATCTTTTGCGCTTGCATTTATTTCCAGCAACCGCGTGGGGACATCCCTTGTCATTGACAGCAAGCCCGCAGTAGAAAAAAAGGCGGAAACAAGCGCACCCGAAAATGTGAAAGCGACGGATTCAGCAACGGAACCCCCCGTGGGCACCCAGTCTTCCGAAGCCGAATCAAAAAAATGA
- the rimI gene encoding ribosomal protein S18-alanine N-acetyltransferase — MNWQIFPMREADIDQVLDIERICFKKPWNRISFLAGLSSAWSICYVAKAANNLERGGIIAYICAQLVIDELSILKIAVTPGWRRQGVGNALLERSITTAFTNGAATAFLEVRPSNLEAMAFYQKIDFQIVGKRPNYYPETGEDALVMAKQLKEKGR, encoded by the coding sequence TTGAATTGGCAGATTTTTCCCATGCGCGAAGCCGATATCGATCAGGTGCTTGACATTGAACGGATCTGCTTTAAGAAACCATGGAATCGCATTTCATTTTTAGCGGGGCTTTCTTCCGCATGGTCCATTTGTTACGTGGCAAAAGCCGCAAATAATCTTGAACGCGGGGGCATTATCGCTTATATTTGCGCTCAGCTGGTTATCGATGAACTCAGCATTCTTAAAATCGCCGTAACACCCGGCTGGAGACGACAAGGTGTCGGCAACGCCCTTTTGGAAAGGAGTATCACAACCGCTTTCACAAATGGCGCCGCAACGGCGTTTTTGGAGGTTCGCCCCTCCAACCTGGAGGCGATGGCCTTTTATCAGAAAATAGACTTTCAAATAGTCGGCAAACGGCCCAATTATTACCCTGAAACCGGGGAAGACGCCCTGGTGATGGCAAAACAGCTAAAGGAGAAGGGACGATGA
- a CDS encoding PTS sugar transporter subunit IIA — protein sequence MNILDVLQKEAIIVDLKATDKKGAIEELVVPVARIAGVEKEDMVRVLMDRERLGSTGIGDGIGIPHGKLKKLDSLVLGFGISRKGIDFESMDNRPTHIFFLLITPENSAGLHLKLLARISRILKSESFKEQLLSAADADEIRSVIREAEKDI from the coding sequence ATGAATATTTTGGATGTGCTTCAAAAAGAAGCGATTATTGTTGACCTGAAAGCAACCGATAAAAAAGGCGCCATAGAAGAACTCGTTGTCCCCGTAGCGCGGATTGCCGGCGTTGAAAAAGAAGATATGGTCCGCGTGTTGATGGATCGGGAACGGCTCGGTTCGACCGGCATCGGAGACGGTATTGGTATCCCCCACGGCAAACTGAAAAAACTGGATTCCCTCGTTCTCGGATTCGGCATCAGCCGCAAAGGCATCGATTTTGAATCCATGGATAACCGCCCCACTCATATTTTTTTCCTTCTCATTACCCCTGAAAATTCCGCCGGCCTGCATCTAAAACTGTTGGCTCGTATTTCAAGAATATTAAAAAGCGAATCCTTTAAAGAGCAATTGCTCAGTGCCGCAGATGCTGATGAAATCCGTTCGGTTATCAGGGAGGCGGAGAAAGACATCTAA
- a CDS encoding sigma-54 dependent transcriptional regulator, whose protein sequence is MVPLLIGVSASIERIRELIKHVADTGLNIVISGESGVGKEVVAQNLYQLSPRRHKPFIKVNCAALPDGLLESELFGFERGAFTGAERKKRGKFELAHEGVLFLDEIGDMSFSLQAKLLHVLQSGEFAPLGSEREFKTDTWVIAATNCELEKSIREGKFREDLYYRLNIIKIQIPPLRERPEDIPPLVDYYIDRYISQFDNKQLLKPGIHIVQRLMEYPWPGNVRELQNVLKRFLVVCDWDEIVDELSINKPYSDPQSGNASLPGAPSAGLSAASIVSDYLNLNGSEQSDFKGFSLKDIKRQALDHVEKEVIAFVLDKTGWNRSKASKILKVSYKTLLYKIADLNIAPPMA, encoded by the coding sequence ATGGTACCCCTACTCATCGGCGTCAGCGCCAGCATAGAACGCATCAGAGAACTGATCAAACATGTGGCGGATACGGGCCTCAACATCGTTATATCCGGCGAAAGCGGTGTCGGCAAAGAGGTGGTTGCGCAAAATCTTTACCAGCTCTCCCCCAGAAGGCACAAACCCTTTATCAAGGTAAACTGCGCCGCTTTGCCCGACGGACTGCTTGAAAGTGAGCTGTTCGGGTTTGAGCGAGGCGCCTTTACCGGTGCCGAGCGAAAAAAACGCGGAAAATTCGAGCTGGCCCATGAAGGCGTCTTGTTCCTTGATGAAATCGGGGATATGTCTTTTTCACTTCAAGCCAAGCTCCTGCATGTGCTTCAGAGCGGCGAGTTTGCACCGCTAGGCTCCGAGAGGGAGTTCAAAACGGACACCTGGGTGATCGCCGCCACAAACTGTGAGCTTGAAAAAAGCATCAGGGAAGGTAAATTCAGAGAGGATCTTTATTATCGCCTTAACATTATCAAGATTCAAATCCCGCCATTGAGAGAAAGGCCGGAGGATATTCCACCACTTGTCGATTATTATATTGATCGCTACATTTCCCAGTTTGACAATAAGCAACTGTTAAAGCCGGGCATTCATATTGTTCAACGGCTCATGGAGTACCCCTGGCCCGGCAATGTGCGGGAGTTGCAGAATGTGCTGAAGCGTTTTCTGGTGGTTTGCGACTGGGACGAAATTGTCGATGAGCTGTCAATCAACAAACCATATTCGGACCCTCAAAGTGGCAATGCCTCTTTACCGGGCGCTCCATCCGCCGGACTCAGCGCCGCTTCGATCGTATCGGACTATCTGAATCTTAATGGATCAGAACAATCTGATTTCAAAGGGTTTTCATTAAAGGACATCAAGCGTCAGGCCCTCGACCATGTTGAAAAAGAAGTCATCGCCTTTGTGCTTGATAAAACCGGGTGGAATCGCAGCAAGGCCTCAAAGATTCTGAAAGTCAGTTATAAAACCCTGCTTTATAAAATCGCGGATTTAAATATCGCTCCCCCGATGGCCTGA
- the raiA gene encoding ribosome-associated translation inhibitor RaiA, whose amino-acid sequence MQTSVTFKNIDPSDPLKSYVQDKLERLDKLLDNPAEANVVLRVEKFRHIAEVNINGDRLNIIGKEETEDMYSAIDMVLDKLEKQIKKNKQKIRDHRAGGKGRNRGGAVITDLLQEEEPSGQISVKHIDYKPMDVEEAVMQLGLVDDSFLVFTNAKTDKVNVVYRRNKGNFGLIQPSN is encoded by the coding sequence ATGCAAACATCGGTTACTTTTAAGAATATTGACCCATCAGACCCCTTGAAATCATACGTTCAAGATAAACTGGAGCGTTTGGACAAATTACTGGATAATCCCGCCGAAGCCAATGTCGTGCTTCGGGTCGAAAAATTTCGTCATATAGCCGAAGTGAACATCAATGGGGACCGGCTCAACATCATCGGTAAAGAGGAGACGGAGGATATGTACTCCGCCATTGATATGGTTCTGGATAAACTGGAAAAACAGATCAAGAAAAACAAACAAAAAATTCGGGACCACCGGGCCGGCGGCAAGGGCAGGAACAGAGGCGGCGCCGTTATAACGGACTTGCTTCAGGAGGAAGAACCGTCGGGCCAGATCAGCGTAAAACATATCGATTATAAACCAATGGATGTGGAAGAGGCTGTTATGCAGTTGGGCCTTGTGGATGATAGCTTTTTGGTATTTACCAATGCCAAAACGGATAAAGTCAATGTGGTGTACCGCCGAAATAAAGGCAACTTCGGATTGATTCAACCAAGTAACTAA
- the tpiA gene encoding triose-phosphate isomerase has product MNRRPLIAGNWKMYKTCEEAAETAKKLTEFLSPPPENIDIMIAPAFTALSTVASVIQGSCIALGAQNMSWEKEGAFTGEISAPMLISCGCHYVIIGHSERRHLFGETDEVVNRKIKAAIRHNLIPVLCVGETEEEREQKKTFSVLDKQTEKGVEELSSTELATLVVAYEPVWAIGTGKTATVDQAQEAHAYLRGVIEKKLGNHLAKSIRILYGGSVKPNNIESLLKMPDVDGALVGGASLQAESFRDLVLYNQ; this is encoded by the coding sequence ATGAATCGCAGACCGTTAATCGCCGGAAACTGGAAGATGTATAAAACCTGCGAAGAAGCTGCGGAAACCGCTAAGAAATTAACGGAATTTCTCAGCCCACCCCCGGAAAACATCGATATCATGATCGCCCCTGCCTTCACTGCGCTCAGCACGGTGGCATCCGTGATTCAAGGAAGCTGCATTGCCCTCGGCGCCCAAAATATGTCTTGGGAAAAGGAAGGGGCTTTTACCGGGGAAATCTCGGCGCCCATGTTGATCTCGTGCGGATGCCACTATGTGATCATCGGCCATTCCGAACGGCGCCACCTGTTCGGAGAAACCGATGAAGTCGTTAATCGCAAAATAAAGGCTGCCATTCGGCACAACTTGATTCCGGTTCTCTGCGTTGGCGAAACCGAGGAAGAAAGAGAACAAAAAAAGACCTTTTCCGTGCTTGACAAACAGACCGAAAAAGGGGTAGAAGAGCTGTCTTCGACTGAACTTGCAACCCTGGTGGTGGCCTATGAGCCGGTATGGGCCATCGGCACGGGTAAAACGGCCACGGTGGACCAGGCACAGGAAGCTCATGCCTATCTGCGAGGGGTCATTGAGAAAAAGTTGGGCAATCATCTTGCCAAATCCATTCGAATACTGTATGGAGGGAGCGTAAAGCCCAATAATATTGAAAGCCTGCTGAAAATGCCCGATGTGGACGGGGCATTGGTCGGAGGAGCCAGCTTGCAAGCAGAGTCGTTCAGGGATCTGGTTCTATACAACCAATAA
- a CDS encoding sigma 54-interacting transcriptional regulator — protein MDHLKEISSWISSANDLDRLLHLVVETAVRAMDARAGSLLLLDRKTSRLHFQVATGEKREQIKAYEVDLGQGIAGTVAKTGTSLLIPDVEKDARWCKEISLAIGYKTHSIVCVPMRMGTTVIGVVQIIDKLDGTNLTENNMDLLQIYADLAAVAIGNAQRIARMNQENKELRTALGINSRIIGESKQIKQVIANALKVAESKTSVLITGESGTGKELLARLIHDASPRSDKPLVVLNCAAVPEGLLEDELFGHEKGAFTGAVSRKTGRFESADGGTIFLDEIGEMIPGMQAKLLRVVQEGIFYRVGGVSPIHVDVRVLSATNRNIEKEVAEGRFREDLYYRLNVVHLEMPPLRDRKEDIPLLCHHFLNLFRSQRGISRLRISRDALERMTSYDWPGNVRELSNALERSVVMGNGVQIMPEDLPIEGPRSIYHSGLQSGLSLQEAVSRFKKAFIEMTLAQTGGNRSRAAGIMGIQRTYLSRLVSKYNL, from the coding sequence ATGGATCACTTAAAGGAGATATCCTCATGGATATCCTCAGCAAATGATCTGGATCGTTTGCTGCATTTGGTGGTGGAGACGGCCGTCCGCGCCATGGATGCAAGGGCCGGATCATTGTTGTTGCTCGATCGGAAAACAAGCAGGCTTCATTTTCAGGTGGCCACTGGAGAAAAGCGGGAGCAGATAAAGGCCTACGAAGTTGATTTGGGACAGGGGATCGCCGGAACGGTCGCCAAGACCGGAACCTCCCTTTTAATCCCGGATGTGGAAAAAGATGCCAGATGGTGTAAGGAAATCAGCCTCGCCATTGGGTATAAGACCCATTCGATCGTTTGCGTTCCCATGCGAATGGGCACAACGGTTATTGGTGTCGTGCAAATCATTGATAAACTGGATGGCACAAACCTAACAGAGAACAACATGGATTTGCTACAAATTTATGCTGATTTAGCGGCTGTTGCCATCGGAAACGCCCAACGAATCGCCAGAATGAATCAGGAGAACAAGGAATTACGGACGGCCCTCGGTATTAACTCCCGGATTATCGGTGAAAGCAAACAGATAAAACAGGTGATCGCCAATGCGTTGAAGGTGGCGGAATCCAAAACCAGCGTGCTGATAACCGGTGAGAGCGGCACCGGCAAGGAATTGCTGGCGCGGCTGATTCACGATGCCAGCCCGCGAAGTGACAAGCCGTTGGTGGTGCTCAACTGCGCTGCTGTTCCGGAGGGCCTGTTGGAAGATGAACTTTTCGGGCATGAAAAGGGAGCCTTCACGGGGGCGGTGAGTCGGAAAACCGGCAGATTCGAATCGGCCGACGGCGGCACCATCTTTCTGGATGAAATCGGTGAAATGATTCCGGGCATGCAGGCAAAATTGCTTCGGGTCGTTCAGGAAGGTATTTTTTATCGTGTGGGCGGGGTTTCGCCCATTCATGTGGATGTCCGGGTGCTATCCGCAACGAACCGGAATATTGAAAAGGAAGTTGCCGAGGGACGGTTTCGGGAAGATCTTTATTATCGCCTCAATGTGGTTCATCTTGAAATGCCGCCGTTGCGGGACAGAAAAGAGGATATTCCGTTGTTGTGTCACCACTTTTTAAATCTATTCCGTTCGCAGCGCGGCATTTCCCGCCTGCGCATTTCCCGTGACGCCCTGGAAAGAATGACATCTTACGATTGGCCGGGCAATGTTCGGGAGTTGAGCAATGCGCTGGAGCGTTCCGTGGTCATGGGAAACGGTGTGCAGATTATGCCTGAAGATTTGCCTATTGAGGGGCCGCGTTCGATTTATCATTCAGGGCTGCAATCTGGGTTGAGCCTACAGGAAGCCGTGAGCAGGTTTAAAAAGGCGTTTATTGAAATGACATTGGCGCAAACCGGCGGAAACCGAAGTCGGGCTGCCGGAATAATGGGAATTCAGCGCACTTATCTTTCAAGGCTGGTATCCAAGTACAACCTTTAA
- a CDS encoding response regulator: MGKQDKILIIDDNEDVLSTLYQFLSHKHYQVVSATNGLDALKLFDAEAEGFDLIITDLVMPSISGVAVIAIVKDKQPDIPIIAITGWGEHPEALATEAKADVVLEKPFELNALEKLIKKLLAKREKTLKTDQQV, encoded by the coding sequence GTGGGCAAGCAGGATAAAATTCTGATTATCGATGATAACGAGGATGTGCTCTCGACGCTTTATCAATTCCTGAGCCATAAGCATTATCAGGTCGTTTCGGCAACCAACGGCTTGGATGCGCTCAAGCTTTTCGATGCGGAAGCGGAAGGCTTCGATCTGATTATAACGGATCTGGTGATGCCCAGCATCAGCGGTGTGGCCGTTATCGCTATTGTTAAGGATAAACAACCGGACATACCGATCATTGCCATCACCGGTTGGGGAGAACATCCGGAAGCCCTGGCAACCGAAGCCAAGGCGGATGTTGTGTTGGAAAAGCCCTTTGAATTGAACGCACTCGAAAAACTGATTAAAAAGTTGCTTGCCAAGCGGGAAAAAACACTTAAAACGGATCAACAAGTGTGA
- a CDS encoding PTS fructose transporter subunit IIA: MFGIIVVTHGTLGAALLETAAYITSDRMEGTLAVSIGPKDDSEKIRREIVNGIKKIPQGSGVLIFTDMFGGTPSTLSYSFLENANVEVISGGNLPMLIKALSIRNTTPVAEAASTIETYGKKSITLASRLLKAGKKG; the protein is encoded by the coding sequence ATGTTTGGAATCATTGTTGTCACTCACGGCACCCTGGGTGCAGCCCTGCTTGAAACAGCCGCCTATATTACTTCGGATCGAATGGAAGGGACCCTCGCGGTTTCCATCGGCCCCAAGGATGACTCGGAAAAGATCCGGCGTGAAATCGTCAACGGCATTAAAAAGATACCACAGGGTTCGGGCGTGCTGATATTCACGGATATGTTCGGCGGCACGCCCTCCACCCTGAGCTATTCCTTTTTAGAAAACGCCAATGTGGAGGTAATTTCAGGGGGCAATCTTCCCATGCTTATCAAAGCGCTATCCATTCGCAACACGACCCCCGTTGCCGAAGCGGCCTCGACGATCGAAACCTATGGGAAAAAAAGCATCACCCTGGCCAGTCGTCTGCTCAAAGCCGGAAAAAAGGGATGA
- the gap gene encoding type I glyceraldehyde-3-phosphate dehydrogenase, whose translation MSIKIGINGFGRIGRMVFRAALQNADVEVVAINDLTDPATIAHLLKYDSVHGRLATDVVAKEEAIEVAGKKIVITSVKDPAQCRWKEFGVDIVAECTGLFTNRENAAKHLTAGAKKVIISAPAKEPDITIVMGVNSNRYDPRQHHIVSNASCTTNCLAPVAKVVLENFGLSAGLMTTIHSYTGDQRILDFPHKDLRRARAAALSMIPTTTGAAKAVALVLPELSGKLNGLAIRVPTPNVSLVDLVATIDKPGVTTTDVNDAFKHAAEGELAGILGYSDLPLVSTDYNGCQDSSTVDGLTTYAIGNMIKILSWYDNETGYSHRMVDLAAMIGAEL comes from the coding sequence ATGAGTATCAAGATCGGCATTAACGGGTTTGGTAGAATCGGTCGCATGGTGTTTCGCGCAGCGCTGCAGAACGCAGATGTCGAAGTGGTTGCAATCAATGATTTGACGGATCCGGCGACCATCGCTCATTTGCTTAAATATGATTCCGTTCACGGCCGACTGGCGACTGATGTGGTTGCTAAAGAGGAAGCCATTGAAGTCGCGGGGAAAAAAATTGTCATTACCTCGGTGAAAGATCCCGCTCAATGCCGCTGGAAAGAATTCGGTGTCGACATTGTCGCGGAATGTACCGGGTTATTTACCAATCGGGAAAATGCAGCCAAACACCTGACGGCCGGCGCCAAAAAAGTCATCATTTCCGCTCCCGCCAAAGAACCGGACATTACCATTGTCATGGGGGTTAACTCCAACCGGTATGATCCCAGGCAGCACCATATTGTTTCTAACGCTTCCTGCACGACCAATTGTCTGGCACCGGTAGCCAAAGTCGTGCTGGAAAATTTCGGTTTGAGCGCGGGTCTGATGACCACTATTCACTCTTATACGGGTGATCAGCGAATCCTGGACTTTCCGCACAAGGATCTTCGCAGGGCCAGGGCTGCGGCCCTTTCTATGATTCCCACGACTACCGGCGCCGCTAAAGCCGTCGCACTGGTGCTGCCGGAATTATCCGGGAAATTGAACGGGCTGGCCATTCGCGTTCCCACCCCGAATGTTTCCCTGGTGGATCTGGTCGCGACCATCGATAAACCCGGTGTCACCACAACCGATGTGAATGACGCGTTCAAGCATGCGGCTGAAGGTGAATTGGCGGGCATTCTCGGATACAGTGACCTGCCTTTGGTATCAACGGATTATAACGGTTGCCAGGATTCATCGACGGTTGATGGTCTGACTACCTATGCGATCGGCAACATGATCAAAATTTTGTCCTGGTACGACAATGAAACCGGCTATTCGCATCGAATGGTTGATCTGGCGGCAATGATCGGCGCCGAACTCTAA
- the rapZ gene encoding RNase adapter RapZ → MNPSNIIIITGYSGSGKSTALAALEDVGFYCVDNMPVALLPKFLELVSESDPEFAGFGFVMDLREKGFIDKYQDIFQLLREKCHEPKILFLEADEPSLIRRYSQTRRQHPLAQGLSVAEGIRAESAQLSALRKEAHQVIDTSHFNVHDLKKLISDIAQKSRKISFITINLLSFGYKFGVPKDADLMMDVRFLNNPYFIHDLKPLTGESEEIQQFVLNDPNAVSFLDKYLSLLDWLIPLYEQEGKAYLTIAIGCTGGRHRSVTIAKAIYEHILGSGKRVLIFHRDINQ, encoded by the coding sequence GTGAACCCTTCCAACATCATCATTATCACCGGATATTCGGGGTCCGGCAAGAGCACGGCTCTGGCTGCGCTAGAGGATGTCGGGTTTTATTGTGTCGATAATATGCCGGTGGCCCTGCTCCCCAAATTTTTGGAGTTGGTCTCGGAAAGTGATCCGGAATTCGCCGGATTTGGTTTTGTCATGGACTTGCGGGAAAAGGGATTCATTGATAAATATCAGGACATCTTTCAATTATTGCGGGAAAAATGCCATGAGCCGAAAATCCTCTTTCTGGAGGCCGATGAGCCATCACTAATACGGCGATACAGCCAAACCCGGCGTCAACACCCGTTGGCTCAGGGCCTGAGTGTAGCAGAGGGCATTCGTGCCGAAAGCGCTCAGCTTTCAGCGCTCAGAAAAGAAGCCCATCAGGTCATCGACACCTCCCACTTCAACGTTCACGACTTAAAAAAACTGATATCCGATATTGCCCAAAAAAGCAGAAAAATATCCTTTATCACGATCAACCTGCTTTCCTTTGGATATAAATTCGGCGTCCCCAAAGATGCCGATCTGATGATGGATGTGCGTTTTCTGAACAATCCTTATTTTATCCATGATCTCAAACCCTTAACCGGTGAATCCGAAGAAATTCAACAGTTCGTTCTGAATGATCCCAACGCCGTCAGTTTTCTCGATAAATATCTGAGTTTGCTCGACTGGCTCATTCCGCTCTACGAACAAGAAGGCAAGGCGTATCTGACCATCGCGATCGGCTGCACCGGCGGCAGACATCGTTCCGTGACCATCGCAAAAGCCATTTATGAGCACATTCTCGGTTCCGGAAAACGGGTTTTAATTTTCCACCGCGATATCAATCAATAA
- a CDS encoding citrate synthase, whose amino-acid sequence MTETAKLLLDGKTYELPVVVGSEGEKAIDITRLRNETGFITLDPGFANTGSCRSSITFMDGEAGILRYRGIPVEDLAEYSTFREVAYLLIHGELPTRSELTRFSVLLNDNSLIHEDMRAFFQNFPRTSHPMGILSSMVNALRSFYPELDDNEVDVDLTMARLISKVRTMAAMSYKISRGHRVAYPRHDLSYCANFLYMMFDSPVNPYEIDADIVKALNVFLVLHADHEQNCSTSAVRLVGSGRVNLYAAISAGIAALWGPLHGGANQAVIEMLEEIHRGGGNVKQVVARAKDKSENYRLMGFGHRVYKTHDPRAKIIKKTCDTLLAKLNISDPLLDIAKELEEIALKDDYFISHHLYPNVDFYSGIVLRAIGIPTNMFTVMFAIGRLPGWIAQWKESMDDPTWKLCRPRQIYMGPTEKPYIPITERTP is encoded by the coding sequence ATGACTGAAACTGCCAAGCTCCTTTTGGATGGAAAGACGTATGAATTGCCCGTGGTCGTGGGCTCTGAAGGTGAAAAAGCAATTGATATCACAAGGTTGAGAAACGAAACCGGGTTTATTACACTGGACCCGGGGTTTGCCAATACGGGAAGCTGCCGTAGCAGCATCACCTTCATGGATGGGGAGGCGGGTATTTTGCGGTATCGGGGCATTCCGGTTGAAGACCTTGCCGAATATTCAACCTTTCGGGAAGTGGCTTACCTCCTGATTCACGGGGAGTTGCCCACGCGTAGCGAATTGACCCGGTTTTCCGTGCTGTTAAATGACAACTCGCTGATTCATGAGGACATGCGGGCTTTTTTTCAAAATTTTCCACGGACGAGTCATCCCATGGGGATTTTATCCTCCATGGTGAATGCGCTGCGCAGTTTTTACCCCGAACTTGACGACAACGAGGTGGATGTCGATCTGACGATGGCCCGCCTTATCTCCAAGGTAAGGACCATGGCGGCGATGTCCTATAAAATTTCCCGGGGGCATCGGGTGGCCTATCCCCGGCATGATTTATCTTACTGCGCCAACTTTTTATACATGATGTTCGACTCTCCCGTGAATCCATATGAGATAGATGCGGACATTGTGAAGGCGCTCAATGTGTTTTTGGTGTTGCATGCCGATCATGAACAGAATTGTTCCACCTCGGCGGTTCGATTGGTAGGCAGCGGTCGGGTGAATTTATATGCCGCCATTTCCGCCGGTATTGCCGCACTGTGGGGGCCGCTGCACGGCGGCGCGAATCAGGCCGTGATTGAAATGCTTGAGGAGATTCATCGCGGGGGCGGGAATGTTAAACAGGTGGTGGCGCGGGCAAAGGATAAATCCGAAAACTACCGGTTGATGGGGTTTGGTCACCGGGTGTATAAGACACATGATCCTCGGGCAAAAATAATTAAAAAAACGTGTGATACCCTGTTGGCAAAGCTCAATATCTCGGATCCCCTGCTTGATATCGCCAAGGAGCTTGAAGAAATCGCACTAAAGGATGATTATTTCATCAGTCATCACCTGTACCCGAATGTCGATTTTTACAGCGGGATCGTCTTAAGGGCTATCGGCATTCCCACCAATATGTTCACCGTGATGTTCGCGATCGGCAGATTGCCCGGCTGGATTGCCCAATGGAAAGAGAGCATGGATGATCCGACCTGGAAGCTATGCCGGCCCCGTCAGATTTATATGGGGCCGACCGAGAAACCATACATTCCGATAACGGAAAGAACGCCCTGA
- a CDS encoding CBS domain-containing protein, with the protein MAEKPVKDLMVPLSDYVTVGVNATLFEAVQALEKAQANNEKGRHPHRAVLILDANKNVVGKLSHHDIMRALEPKYDHLELTRFGYSRKFMESLLEKYQLWEDSLDDICRKANEKKVVNFMAKPTEAELINESAPLNLAIHQLLMGCHQSLLVMRADQVIGVLRLTDVFQEISRMMKECKL; encoded by the coding sequence ATGGCTGAAAAACCGGTTAAAGATCTGATGGTCCCGCTTTCCGATTATGTCACGGTGGGCGTGAATGCCACGCTGTTTGAGGCAGTACAAGCGCTTGAAAAAGCGCAGGCAAATAACGAAAAGGGCCGCCATCCGCATCGTGCGGTATTAATTTTGGATGCAAATAAAAATGTCGTGGGCAAATTGAGTCACCACGATATTATGCGCGCCTTGGAGCCCAAATATGATCACCTCGAGCTCACCCGATTCGGTTATAGCCGGAAATTTATGGAGTCCCTGCTGGAAAAATACCAGCTATGGGAAGATTCCCTGGATGACATTTGCAGAAAAGCCAATGAAAAAAAAGTGGTCAACTTTATGGCCAAACCCACCGAAGCCGAGCTGATTAACGAATCAGCCCCTCTGAACTTAGCCATTCACCAGCTTTTAATGGGCTGTCACCAGAGCCTGCTGGTCATGCGGGCCGATCAAGTTATCGGGGTGCTCAGGCTAACGGATGTATTTCAAGAAATTTCCCGAATGATGAAGGAATGCAAACTCTAA